In Chryseobacterium gotjawalense, the following are encoded in one genomic region:
- a CDS encoding ABC transporter ATP-binding protein, translated as MISIQNISKVYGNKKVLHIENLKIPKGESFGLVGNNGAGKTTLFSLLLDLIQPTTGFIEIDGHKVNENENWKKKVSAFIDDTFLIGYLTPEEYFYFLGELRGQNKASVDEFLKQFSDFFNGEILNAKKYVRDLSKGNQKKVGIVGALIGTPEIIVLDEPFANLDPSTQIKLKKLIKDWSQKEQVTFLISSHDLAHTTEVSNRIVLLDKGQMVKDIITAPETLQELEDFFTSSVEVFI; from the coding sequence ATGATTTCAATTCAAAATATATCTAAAGTTTACGGCAACAAAAAAGTTCTTCACATCGAAAACCTCAAAATTCCGAAAGGCGAAAGTTTCGGTTTGGTCGGTAATAACGGTGCCGGGAAAACAACGCTTTTCAGTCTTCTACTCGATTTAATTCAGCCTACGACAGGTTTTATAGAAATCGACGGCCATAAAGTCAACGAAAATGAAAACTGGAAAAAGAAAGTTTCTGCTTTTATTGACGACACTTTTTTGATCGGTTATTTAACTCCCGAAGAATATTTTTATTTTCTGGGCGAACTTCGCGGACAAAACAAAGCCAGCGTTGATGAATTTCTAAAACAGTTTTCGGATTTTTTCAATGGTGAAATTTTAAATGCTAAAAAATACGTGCGGGATCTCTCGAAAGGAAACCAGAAAAAAGTCGGAATTGTCGGCGCTTTGATCGGCACGCCGGAAATCATTGTTCTCGACGAACCTTTTGCCAATCTGGATCCTTCCACTCAAATTAAACTTAAAAAATTAATCAAAGACTGGTCGCAGAAAGAACAGGTAACCTTTTTAATTTCCAGCCACGATTTAGCGCATACGACAGAAGTCAGCAACAGAATCGTTTTATTAGACAAAGGTCAGATGGTCAAAGATATTATCACGGCGCCAGAAACTTTGCAGGAATTGGAAGATTTCTTCACCAGTTCGGTGGAAGTTTTTATCTAA
- the fumC gene encoding class II fumarate hydratase, whose translation MNYRTEKDTMGDVQVPADKFWGAQTERSRNNFKIGPEASMPHEIIEAFAYLKKAAAYTNAELGVLSIEKRDMIAKVCDEILEGKLNGQFPLVIWQTGSGTQSNMNVNEVISNKAQVNNGGTLGEKSEIHPNDDVNKSQSSNDTFPTAMHVAAYKKVVEHTLPAVEKLRNTLHEKAENFKNIVKIGRTHLMDATPLTLGQEFSGYVAQLDYAMKAITNTFEHLQEIALGGTAVGTGLNTPKGYDVLVAKYISEFTGLSFETAPNKFEALAAHDAIVESHGALKQLAVALYKIAQDIRFLASGPRSGIGEIHIPENEPGSSIMPGKVNPTQNEAITMVCAQVLGNDTTISFAGTQGNFELNVFKPVMAYNFLQSAQLLGDACISFNDHCAVGIEPNEPRIKELVDKSLMLVTALNTHIGYENAAKIAKTAHKNGTTLKEEAINLGLLTSEQFDEWVKPEDMV comes from the coding sequence ATGAATTACAGAACAGAAAAAGACACGATGGGCGATGTGCAGGTGCCTGCAGATAAATTTTGGGGCGCGCAAACCGAGCGTTCCAGAAATAATTTTAAAATCGGTCCGGAAGCTTCGATGCCGCATGAAATTATCGAAGCATTTGCGTATCTTAAAAAAGCTGCCGCTTACACGAATGCTGAATTGGGCGTACTTTCTATTGAAAAAAGAGATATGATTGCGAAGGTTTGTGATGAAATTCTAGAAGGTAAACTAAACGGGCAGTTTCCGCTGGTGATTTGGCAAACCGGCTCTGGAACGCAGTCGAACATGAATGTTAATGAGGTGATTTCAAATAAAGCTCAAGTGAATAATGGCGGAACTTTAGGTGAGAAATCTGAAATTCATCCCAACGATGACGTGAATAAATCTCAAAGTTCAAACGATACTTTCCCCACAGCGATGCACGTTGCAGCGTATAAGAAAGTGGTGGAACATACTTTGCCGGCAGTTGAAAAGCTGAGAAATACTTTGCACGAAAAAGCAGAGAATTTCAAAAACATTGTAAAAATCGGCAGAACGCATTTGATGGATGCAACTCCATTGACTCTTGGTCAGGAATTTTCCGGTTATGTGGCGCAGCTAGATTATGCGATGAAAGCGATTACCAATACGTTCGAACATCTGCAGGAAATTGCTTTGGGCGGAACTGCGGTCGGAACGGGATTGAACACACCAAAAGGATATGATGTTTTGGTCGCGAAATATATTTCAGAATTTACCGGACTTTCGTTTGAGACGGCTCCGAATAAATTTGAAGCTTTAGCGGCTCACGACGCGATTGTTGAAAGTCACGGCGCGCTGAAACAGCTTGCGGTAGCGCTTTATAAGATTGCGCAGGATATTCGTTTTCTCGCTTCGGGGCCGAGAAGTGGGATTGGCGAAATTCATATTCCTGAAAATGAACCGGGTTCATCGATTATGCCGGGGAAAGTAAATCCGACGCAGAATGAAGCAATAACCATGGTTTGCGCGCAGGTTTTAGGAAATGATACCACGATTTCTTTTGCCGGAACGCAGGGGAATTTTGAACTCAACGTTTTCAAACCGGTAATGGCGTATAATTTTCTGCAATCTGCGCAATTGTTGGGCGATGCCTGTATTTCTTTCAACGATCACTGTGCTGTCGGAATTGAACCGAATGAACCGAGAATTAAAGAATTGGTAGACAAATCATTAATGTTGGTCACCGCTTTGAATACGCATATCGGTTATGAAAACGCCGCAAAAATTGCAAAAACCGCTCACAAAAACGGAACAACTTTGAAGGAAGAAGCAATCAATTTAGGACTTCTAACTTCTGAACAGTTTGATGAATGGGTGAAACCGGAAGATATGGTTTAA
- a CDS encoding ATP-binding protein → MIVKRTLEDTIRKYIQLFPIIAVNGPRQSGKTTLLKSAFPEYQYISLENPDIRTIAEADPNSFLEKYSDKIIFDEVQRTPKLFSFLQTKVDNDKIQGQYILSGSQNFHLLQNITQSLAGRVAMFKLFPFDNQELSAADLLPTHFETLITKGFYPALFDREIPSDIFYQNYIETYIQRDLSELLNIRDLMTFRRFLRLCAGRAGQILNLSALAKDCGISQPTAKSWLSILEGSFVIFLLEPYYENFNKRIIKSPKLYFYDTGLLCYLLNIPDADKFTENRMMGNIFENFIIADLQKENAHHYSLQNFWFWRDSNGHEVDLISEGKGNLKIAEIKSTKTISDKLFSGLHYFSKTFPLKIDEKWLIYGGENSMKKNNIEIISWRNNFM, encoded by the coding sequence ATGATTGTAAAAAGAACATTAGAAGACACGATAAGAAAATACATTCAATTGTTTCCTATAATTGCCGTGAATGGGCCCAGACAGTCGGGAAAAACCACTCTTTTGAAATCTGCTTTTCCTGAATATCAATATATTTCTCTTGAGAATCCTGACATTCGAACGATTGCGGAAGCAGACCCTAATTCTTTTCTGGAAAAATATTCAGATAAAATAATTTTTGATGAAGTGCAGCGCACGCCGAAACTTTTTTCTTTTTTACAAACCAAAGTTGATAACGACAAAATTCAAGGACAATATATTCTGTCGGGCTCTCAGAATTTTCATCTTTTGCAGAATATTACCCAAAGTCTGGCGGGAAGAGTAGCGATGTTTAAACTTTTCCCCTTTGATAATCAGGAGCTTTCTGCGGCGGATCTGTTGCCAACCCATTTTGAAACTTTAATTACCAAAGGGTTTTATCCAGCCCTTTTCGACCGCGAAATTCCTTCTGATATTTTTTATCAAAATTATATTGAAACCTATATTCAAAGAGATTTGAGCGAGCTTTTGAATATTCGGGATTTAATGACTTTTCGGAGATTTCTACGGCTTTGTGCTGGAAGAGCAGGACAAATTTTGAACTTGAGTGCTTTGGCAAAAGACTGTGGGATTTCTCAACCAACGGCAAAATCCTGGCTTTCAATCTTGGAAGGCAGTTTTGTTATTTTTTTGCTGGAACCGTATTATGAAAACTTCAATAAAAGAATTATCAAAAGTCCGAAATTGTATTTTTATGACACGGGATTATTGTGTTATCTTCTGAACATTCCAGATGCCGATAAATTCACGGAAAACAGAATGATGGGAAATATTTTTGAAAATTTCATCATTGCAGATCTGCAAAAAGAAAATGCACACCATTATTCGCTGCAGAATTTTTGGTTTTGGAGAGACAGTAATGGGCACGAGGTCGATTTGATAAGTGAGGGAAAAGGCAATTTAAAAATTGCAGAAATAAAATCCACCAAAACGATTAGTGATAAGTTATTTTCGGGACTGCATTATTTTTCGAAAACTTTTCCTTTGAAGATCGATGAGAAATGGTTGATTTATGGAGGCGAAAACTCGATGAAGAAAAACAACATTGAGATTATTTCCTGGAGGAACAATTTTATGTAG